In a single window of the Massilia oculi genome:
- the serC gene encoding 3-phosphoserine/phosphohydroxythreonine transaminase, translated as MTQIFNFSAGPAVLPKEVLLQAASEMLDWHGSGMSVMEMSHRGPEFSSIHRQALDDLRELLDVPANYKILFQQGGGLGQNAIVPLNLARRRNDPVIDFVHTGSWSGKSIKEAARYARVNVAASSEAEGFSRVPPRESWNLSQDAAYLHICTNETIDGVEYPDAPRMDPMSDPDVPIVADMSSHILSRKIDILKYGVIFAGAQKNIGPAGLTLVIVREDLLDYASPQCPSAFNWKTCAEHDSLYNTPPTYAIYIAGLVFAWLKANGGVAAMEARNIEKAKLLYEALDRDDFYANRVAPEFRSRMNVPFYLRDESLNQLFLTGASGRGLLQLKGHKSVGGMRASIYNAMPIEGVQALVDYLNEFAGR; from the coding sequence ATGACCCAGATCTTCAACTTCTCGGCCGGCCCCGCCGTCCTTCCGAAAGAAGTGCTGCTGCAGGCAGCGAGCGAGATGCTCGACTGGCATGGCAGCGGCATGTCGGTGATGGAGATGAGCCACCGCGGTCCAGAATTTTCCAGCATCCACCGCCAGGCGCTCGACGACCTGCGCGAGCTGCTGGACGTGCCGGCCAATTATAAAATCCTGTTCCAGCAGGGCGGGGGACTCGGGCAGAACGCCATCGTTCCTCTCAACCTGGCCCGTCGCCGCAATGATCCGGTGATCGACTTCGTCCACACCGGTTCGTGGTCCGGCAAGTCGATCAAGGAGGCGGCGCGCTATGCGCGGGTGAACGTCGCCGCCTCGAGCGAGGCGGAGGGTTTCTCCCGCGTCCCGCCGCGCGAGTCGTGGAACCTGTCGCAGGACGCGGCCTATCTGCACATCTGCACCAACGAGACCATCGACGGCGTCGAGTACCCCGACGCGCCCAGGATGGATCCAATGAGCGATCCCGATGTGCCGATCGTGGCCGACATGTCCTCGCACATCCTGTCGCGCAAGATCGACATCCTCAAGTATGGCGTGATTTTCGCCGGCGCCCAGAAGAATATCGGCCCGGCCGGCCTGACCCTGGTGATCGTGCGCGAAGACCTGCTCGACTACGCGTCGCCGCAGTGCCCGTCGGCCTTCAACTGGAAGACCTGCGCCGAGCACGATTCGCTGTACAACACGCCGCCGACCTATGCGATCTATATCGCCGGGCTGGTGTTCGCCTGGCTCAAGGCCAATGGCGGCGTGGCCGCCATGGAGGCGCGCAATATCGAAAAGGCGAAGCTGCTGTATGAGGCGCTCGACCGAGACGATTTCTACGCCAACCGCGTGGCGCCGGAATTCCGTTCGCGCATGAACGTGCCGTTCTACCTGCGCGACGAATCGCTGAACCAGTTATTCCTGACCGGCGCCTCAGGGCGCGGTCTGCTGCAACTGAAGGGCCACAAGTCCGTCGGCGGCATGCGGGCATCGATCTACAACGCGATGCCGATCGAGGGCGTACAGGCCCTCGTCGATTACTTGAACGAGTTCGCCGGTCGTTGA
- the gyrA gene encoding DNA gyrase subunit A has protein sequence MDQFAKETVPISLEEEMRKSYLDYAMSVIVGRALPDVRDGLKPVHRRVLYAMHEMNNVWNRPYLKCARVVGDTMGKFHPHGDSSIYDTLVRMAQDFSLRYTLVDGQGNFGSIDGDSAAAMRYTECRLDRIAGEILADIDKDTVDFQPNYDGKEKEPTVLPTRIPNLLINGSSGIAVGMATNIPPHNLSEVIAGAMHVLRHPDCTIDELIELIPAPDFPTAGIIYGVSGVRDGYRTGRGRVVMRAKTHFEEVGRDGNRTAIIIDELPYQVNKKSLLERIAENVRDKKLEGISDIRDESDKSGMRVVIELKRGEVPEVVLNNLYKQTQLQDTFGMNMVALVNGQPKLLNLKQMLECFLSHRREVVTRRTVFELRKARDRGHMLEGLAVALANIDDFIAIIKAAPTPPVAKVELMDRAWDSSLVREMLNRTELGESGGIAAFRPEHLPKHYGMQQSGLYKLSDEQAQEILQMRLQRLTGLEQDKIVNEYKEVMAHIADLLDILSKPERVTTIIVDEMAAIKADYADNGKDTRRSTIEHNASDLETEDLITPQDMVVTLSHAGYMKAQPISEYRAQKRGGRGKQATATKDEDWIDQLFIANTHDYMLCFSNRGRMYWLKVWEVPQGSRNSRGKPIVNMFPLQDNEKITVVLPLQGENRTFPEDHYVFMSTSLGTVKKTPLRDFSNPRKAGIIAVDLDEGDVLVGAALTDGKHDVMLFSDGGKAVRFDENDVRPMGRTARGVRGMNLEEGQQVIALLVAESEEQTVLTATENGFGKRTPITEYTRHGRGTKGMIAIQTSERNGKVVAATLVEPSDEIMLITTGGVLIRTRVSEIREMGRATQGVTLIAVEDGTKLSGLQRIVETDLEEVELEPAPE, from the coding sequence ATGGATCAATTCGCAAAAGAAACAGTCCCGATTTCCCTCGAAGAAGAGATGCGCAAGAGCTACCTCGATTACGCCATGAGCGTGATCGTGGGCCGTGCGCTGCCGGACGTGCGCGACGGCCTGAAGCCGGTGCACCGCCGCGTGCTCTACGCGATGCACGAGATGAACAACGTGTGGAACCGTCCCTACCTCAAGTGCGCGCGCGTCGTCGGCGACACGATGGGTAAATTCCACCCGCACGGCGACTCGTCGATCTACGACACCCTGGTCCGCATGGCCCAGGACTTCTCGCTGCGCTACACCCTGGTCGATGGTCAGGGCAACTTCGGCTCGATCGATGGCGACAGCGCCGCGGCGATGCGTTACACCGAGTGCCGCCTCGACCGCATCGCGGGCGAGATCCTGGCCGACATCGACAAGGACACCGTCGACTTCCAGCCGAACTACGACGGCAAGGAGAAAGAGCCGACGGTCCTGCCGACCCGCATCCCGAACCTGCTGATCAATGGTTCGTCCGGCATCGCGGTCGGCATGGCGACCAATATCCCGCCGCACAACCTGTCCGAAGTGATCGCCGGCGCGATGCACGTGCTGCGTCATCCCGACTGCACCATCGACGAGCTGATCGAGCTGATCCCGGCGCCGGACTTCCCGACCGCCGGCATCATCTATGGCGTCTCGGGCGTGCGCGACGGTTACCGCACCGGCCGCGGCCGCGTGGTGATGCGCGCCAAGACCCACTTCGAGGAAGTGGGCCGCGACGGCAACCGCACCGCGATCATCATCGACGAGCTGCCCTACCAGGTAAACAAGAAGTCGCTGCTCGAGCGCATCGCCGAGAACGTGCGCGACAAGAAGCTCGAAGGCATTTCCGACATCCGCGACGAGTCCGACAAATCGGGCATGCGCGTGGTGATCGAACTCAAGCGCGGCGAAGTGCCTGAGGTCGTGCTGAACAATCTGTACAAGCAGACCCAGCTGCAAGACACCTTCGGCATGAATATGGTGGCGCTGGTCAATGGCCAGCCGAAGCTGCTGAACCTCAAGCAGATGCTCGAGTGCTTCCTGTCGCACCGCCGCGAAGTGGTCACCCGCCGCACCGTGTTCGAGCTGCGCAAGGCGCGCGACCGCGGCCACATGCTGGAAGGCCTGGCCGTCGCGCTGGCGAATATCGACGATTTCATCGCCATCATCAAGGCCGCGCCGACCCCGCCGGTCGCGAAGGTCGAGCTGATGGACCGCGCCTGGGATTCGTCCCTGGTGCGCGAGATGCTCAACCGTACCGAACTGGGCGAGTCCGGCGGCATCGCGGCCTTCCGTCCGGAGCACCTGCCGAAGCACTACGGCATGCAGCAAAGCGGGCTATACAAGCTGTCGGACGAGCAGGCGCAAGAGATCCTGCAGATGCGCCTGCAGCGCCTGACGGGCCTCGAGCAGGACAAGATCGTCAACGAGTACAAGGAAGTGATGGCCCACATCGCCGACCTGCTCGACATCCTGTCCAAGCCAGAGCGCGTCACCACGATCATCGTCGACGAGATGGCCGCCATCAAGGCCGACTACGCCGACAACGGCAAGGACACCCGCCGTTCGACCATCGAGCACAATGCCAGCGACCTCGAAACCGAAGACCTGATCACCCCGCAGGACATGGTGGTGACCCTGTCGCACGCGGGCTATATGAAGGCGCAGCCGATTTCCGAATACCGCGCCCAGAAGCGCGGCGGCCGCGGCAAGCAGGCGACGGCGACCAAGGACGAAGACTGGATCGACCAGCTGTTCATCGCCAATACCCACGACTACATGCTGTGCTTCAGCAACCGTGGCCGCATGTACTGGCTCAAGGTGTGGGAAGTGCCGCAAGGCTCGCGCAACTCGCGCGGCAAGCCGATCGTCAATATGTTCCCGCTGCAGGACAACGAGAAGATCACCGTCGTGCTGCCGCTGCAGGGAGAGAACCGCACCTTCCCCGAAGACCACTACGTCTTCATGTCGACCTCGCTGGGCACGGTCAAGAAGACGCCGCTGCGCGACTTTTCCAATCCACGCAAGGCCGGCATCATCGCGGTCGACCTCGATGAAGGCGACGTGCTGGTCGGCGCCGCGCTCACCGACGGCAAGCACGACGTGATGCTGTTCTCCGACGGCGGCAAGGCCGTGCGCTTCGACGAGAACGACGTGCGTCCGATGGGCCGCACCGCGCGCGGCGTGCGCGGCATGAATCTCGAAGAAGGCCAGCAGGTCATCGCGCTGCTGGTGGCCGAGAGCGAAGAACAGACCGTCCTCACCGCCACCGAGAACGGCTTCGGCAAGCGTACCCCGATCACGGAGTACACCCGCCACGGCCGCGGCACCAAGGGCATGATCGCGATCCAGACCAGCGAGCGTAACGGCAAGGTGGTGGCCGCGACCCTGGTCGAGCCGAGCGACGAGATCATGCTGATCACGACCGGCGGCGTGCTGATCCGCACCCGCGTGTCCGAGATCCGCGAGATGGGCCGCGCGACACAGGGCGTGACCCTGATCGCGGTCGAGGATGGCACCAAGCTGTCCGGCCTGCAGCGTATCGTCGAGACCGACCTCGAAGAAGTCGAGCTCGAACCGGCGCCGGAATAA
- a CDS encoding HAD family hydrolase, whose product MTFPTVMPAPRAILFDLDGTLADTAPDLAAAVNWLRLERGLDPTPYEVLRPTASSGARGMIGAAFGLAPGDDGYEELRLAWFDRYQSAMSLHTTLFDGITELLDGISDAGMAWGIVTNKPSRFTDPLVPQIALAHAGCIVSGDTTGFAKPHPAPLLEGARRLGLAPEQCWYVGDDLRDIEAGRAAGMVTVACAWGYCGAIEPSTWGADYLLDTPAELLALLGQVSEAARQAEHAA is encoded by the coding sequence ATGACTTTTCCGACCGTGATGCCGGCACCGCGTGCCATCCTGTTCGACCTCGACGGCACGCTGGCCGACACGGCGCCCGACCTCGCCGCGGCCGTGAACTGGCTGCGCCTTGAACGCGGCCTGGACCCGACCCCGTACGAGGTGCTGCGCCCGACCGCATCCAGCGGTGCGCGCGGCATGATCGGCGCCGCCTTCGGCCTGGCGCCGGGCGACGACGGTTACGAGGAACTGCGCCTGGCCTGGTTCGACCGCTACCAGTCGGCGATGTCGCTGCATACGACGCTGTTCGACGGCATTACCGAGCTGCTGGACGGCATTTCGGACGCCGGCATGGCCTGGGGCATCGTCACCAACAAGCCGTCGCGCTTCACCGACCCGCTGGTGCCGCAGATCGCGCTGGCGCACGCCGGCTGCATCGTCTCGGGCGACACCACGGGCTTCGCCAAGCCCCATCCCGCCCCGCTGCTGGAAGGCGCGCGCCGCCTGGGCCTTGCACCAGAACAGTGCTGGTACGTGGGCGACGACCTGCGCGACATCGAGGCCGGACGCGCGGCGGGCATGGTCACCGTGGCTTGCGCCTGGGGCTATTGTGGCGCGATCGAGCCGTCGACCTGGGGTGCGGACTACCTGCTCGATACGCCGGCCGAGCTGCTGGCGCTGCTGGGGCAGGTGTCGGAGGCGGCGCGACAGGCCGAGCACGCGGCCTGA
- a CDS encoding glycine zipper 2TM domain-containing protein, with product METTTTNRIHPLMAAAAASVIVVSLTGAAAITGLLPTSKSASEPSMPLAATSPYAMPQAGMQVQPNGYVAQPGQMAPVAANGQQLVPAMVPAMVPAQQVAYAQPVAQVQPEPTVIIKEKPVVKVVEKTRVVHAKPQPVRYEEPRYSQPAPAPAQQPNYVGIGTGAVIGGLIGNQIGGGNGKKLATVAGVIGGGIIGNEIANRNGR from the coding sequence ATGGAAACCACGACCACCAACCGCATTCACCCATTGATGGCCGCTGCAGCCGCGTCGGTCATCGTCGTCAGCCTGACTGGCGCCGCCGCGATCACCGGTCTGCTGCCGACCTCGAAGAGCGCATCGGAGCCGAGCATGCCGCTGGCAGCCACGTCGCCCTACGCCATGCCGCAGGCGGGCATGCAGGTGCAGCCTAACGGCTACGTCGCCCAGCCTGGCCAGATGGCGCCGGTGGCGGCTAACGGCCAGCAACTGGTGCCGGCGATGGTCCCCGCGATGGTCCCGGCCCAGCAGGTGGCATATGCCCAGCCGGTCGCCCAGGTGCAGCCCGAGCCGACCGTGATCATCAAGGAAAAGCCGGTGGTGAAAGTGGTCGAGAAAACCCGCGTGGTGCACGCCAAGCCGCAGCCGGTGCGCTATGAAGAACCGCGTTATTCGCAGCCAGCGCCGGCCCCGGCCCAGCAACCTAACTATGTCGGCATCGGTACCGGCGCCGTGATCGGCGGCCTGATCGGCAACCAGATCGGCGGCGGCAACGGCAAGAAGCTGGCGACTGTCGCCGGCGTGATCGGCGGCGGCATCATCGGCAACGAAATCGCCAACCGCAACGGTCGCTAA
- the ubiG gene encoding bifunctional 2-polyprenyl-6-hydroxyphenol methylase/3-demethylubiquinol 3-O-methyltransferase UbiG produces MTTTNADPLEIQKFSELAHRWWDPTSEFRPLHEINPLRLEWINARAPLSGKNVIDIGCGGGVLSESMARKGAKVTGIDLSQKALKVADLHSLESGVEVRYKHIAAEEMAEQEAGQFDVVTCMEMLEHVPDPASIVRAAAKLVKPGGHVFFSTLNRNPKSYLFAVIGAEYVLRMLPRGTHDYGKFITPAELAQFVRQAGLQVDGLKGLTYNPLTKIYSLNNDTDVNYMVACSKPL; encoded by the coding sequence ATGACGACGACAAACGCAGACCCATTAGAAATCCAGAAGTTCAGCGAGCTGGCCCACCGCTGGTGGGATCCGACCTCGGAATTCCGTCCGCTGCACGAAATCAACCCCTTGCGCCTCGAGTGGATCAACGCGCGCGCGCCACTTAGCGGCAAGAACGTGATCGACATCGGTTGCGGCGGCGGCGTGCTATCCGAATCGATGGCGCGCAAGGGCGCCAAGGTGACGGGTATCGACCTGTCCCAGAAGGCGCTCAAGGTCGCGGACCTGCACAGCCTGGAATCGGGCGTGGAGGTGCGCTACAAGCATATCGCGGCCGAGGAGATGGCCGAACAGGAAGCCGGCCAGTTCGACGTGGTCACCTGTATGGAAATGCTGGAGCACGTACCCGACCCGGCCTCGATCGTGCGCGCCGCCGCCAAGCTGGTGAAGCCGGGCGGCCACGTGTTCTTCTCGACCCTGAACCGCAATCCCAAGTCCTACCTGTTCGCCGTGATCGGCGCCGAATACGTGCTGCGCATGCTGCCGCGCGGGACCCACGACTACGGCAAGTTCATCACGCCCGCCGAGCTGGCGCAGTTCGTACGCCAGGCCGGCCTGCAGGTCGACGGCCTGAAAGGCCTGACCTACAACCCGCTGACCAAAATCTACTCGCTGAACAACGACACCGATGTGAACTACATGGTGGCGTGCAGCAAACCGCTCTGA
- the hisC gene encoding histidinol-phosphate transaminase translates to MSKFGPEYVRAIAPYQAGKPIAEVAREFGLDEATIVKLASNENPFGLPESSRAAMLEAAADLGRYPDANGFELKTALSQRYDVPLEWITLGNGSNDILEIAAHAFVQKGEAVVYSQYSFAVYALATQGVGGRAIVVPSVDYGHDLDAMAAAIDADTRLVYVANPNNPTGTFIPAEQVEAFLQKVPGNVIVVLDEAYNEYLAPEHQFESSAWVRKYPNLIVSRTFSKAYGLAGLRVGFAIAQPEVTDLMNRIRQPFNVNSLAQAAAIAALNDKPFLEKGAKNNAEGYRQMVAAFEELKLEYVPSFGNFVLVKVGDDEGAGARVNLALLKQGVIVRPVGAYGLPQWLRISIGLPEENAAFIEALKRALSTESASARG, encoded by the coding sequence ATGTCGAAATTCGGTCCCGAATACGTCCGCGCCATCGCCCCTTACCAGGCCGGCAAACCCATCGCCGAAGTCGCCCGCGAGTTCGGCCTCGACGAAGCGACCATCGTCAAGCTGGCTTCCAACGAAAACCCGTTCGGCCTGCCGGAATCGAGCCGCGCCGCGATGCTCGAAGCCGCCGCCGATCTCGGCCGCTATCCGGACGCCAACGGCTTCGAACTCAAGACCGCGCTGTCGCAGCGCTACGACGTGCCGCTCGAGTGGATCACCCTCGGCAACGGCAGCAACGACATCCTGGAGATCGCCGCCCACGCCTTCGTGCAAAAGGGCGAGGCGGTGGTCTATTCGCAGTATTCATTTGCGGTGTACGCGCTGGCCACGCAGGGCGTGGGCGGACGCGCCATCGTGGTCCCGAGCGTGGACTACGGCCACGACCTGGATGCGATGGCGGCCGCGATCGACGCCGACACGCGCCTGGTCTATGTCGCCAACCCGAACAATCCAACCGGCACCTTCATCCCGGCCGAACAGGTCGAAGCCTTCCTGCAGAAAGTTCCAGGCAACGTGATCGTGGTGCTGGACGAAGCGTATAACGAATACCTGGCGCCGGAACACCAGTTCGAGTCGAGCGCCTGGGTGCGCAAGTACCCGAACCTGATCGTCTCGCGCACCTTCTCCAAGGCCTACGGCCTGGCCGGCCTGCGCGTGGGCTTCGCCATCGCCCAGCCGGAAGTCACGGACCTGATGAACCGCATCCGCCAGCCCTTCAACGTCAACTCGCTGGCGCAGGCCGCCGCGATCGCCGCGCTGAACGACAAGCCGTTCCTGGAAAAGGGGGCGAAGAACAACGCCGAAGGCTACCGGCAGATGGTTGCCGCATTCGAGGAGCTGAAGCTCGAGTATGTGCCGTCGTTCGGCAACTTCGTGCTGGTGAAGGTCGGCGACGACGAAGGCGCCGGCGCGCGCGTGAACCTGGCGCTGCTCAAGCAGGGCGTGATCGTGCGTCCGGTCGGCGCCTATGGCTTGCCGCAGTGGCTGCGCATCTCGATCGGCTTGCCGGAAGAGAATGCGGCCTTCATCGAAGCCCTCAAGCGAGCGCTCTC
- a CDS encoding class I SAM-dependent methyltransferase, producing the protein MTCIVCGNTQVAGLAGWHATCPACNYESAALSVAINAHSGPAVDEAEREAGLKALRLENFRTIVAWARRHVGVSRPRLLDVGSAHGWFLETAREQFDVLGVEPDAVVGARAAARGLPVRSGYFPDVLREGERFDVIVFNDVIEHIPDIRSALAACHARLHDGGILILNLPNSGGFFYRLSKLIARLGWRGPFERLWQKDLPSPHVHYFNPRNLRQLVAGQGFELTEAAELPALRARGLLERLRCAGNVPTLSLYTQYAAIICAIPVLRMFPSDIIVGVFKKKAAD; encoded by the coding sequence ATGACGTGCATCGTTTGTGGCAACACCCAGGTGGCTGGCCTGGCCGGATGGCATGCAACCTGCCCGGCGTGCAACTATGAAAGCGCCGCCCTGAGCGTTGCCATCAATGCCCACAGCGGTCCCGCCGTGGACGAGGCCGAGCGCGAGGCTGGCCTGAAGGCGCTGCGCCTGGAGAACTTCCGCACCATCGTCGCCTGGGCCCGCCGGCACGTCGGCGTCAGCCGGCCGCGCCTGCTCGACGTCGGCAGCGCCCACGGCTGGTTCCTCGAGACGGCGCGCGAGCAGTTCGACGTGCTGGGCGTGGAGCCGGATGCGGTGGTCGGCGCCCGCGCCGCCGCGCGCGGCTTGCCGGTGCGTTCCGGCTACTTCCCGGACGTGCTCAGGGAGGGCGAACGCTTCGACGTCATCGTGTTCAACGACGTGATCGAACACATTCCCGACATCCGCAGCGCCCTGGCCGCCTGCCACGCGCGCCTGCACGACGGCGGCATCCTGATCCTCAACCTGCCGAACAGCGGCGGCTTCTTCTACCGGCTGTCGAAGCTGATCGCGCGCCTGGGCTGGCGTGGGCCGTTCGAGCGCCTGTGGCAGAAAGACCTGCCTTCGCCGCACGTCCATTACTTCAATCCACGCAATCTGCGGCAGCTGGTGGCGGGGCAGGGCTTCGAACTCACCGAGGCGGCCGAGCTGCCGGCGCTGCGCGCCAGGGGCTTGCTGGAACGCCTGCGCTGCGCCGGCAACGTGCCGACCCTGTCGCTCTACACCCAGTATGCGGCGATCATCTGCGCGATCCCCGTGCTGCGCATGTTCCCGAGCGACATTATCGTCGGCGTGTTCAAAAAAAAGGCCGCAGACTGA
- the pheA gene encoding prephenate dehydratase, whose amino-acid sequence MTDKLKPLRERIDAIDAQILSLLSERGKVAQEVGHVKAETNAPVFRPEREAQVLRGVADRNPGPLKDKDVQTIFREIMSSCRALEKRVTVAYLGPSGTFSEQAVFQQFGTAIETLPCVSIDEVFRATEAGTADFGVVPVENSSEGAINRTLDLLLATTTIISGEVSIAVHHSLMSKTGSMDGVKVVCAHSQALAQCQVWLNLHHPHLERRAVASNAEAAVLASQDPTVAAIASEMAGEQYQLGVVQAHIQDDPHNRTRFVVIGQLQTGPSGKDRTGIVLAVPNKAGAVYNLLAPLEKHGVSMTRFESRPARIGTWEYYFYVDIEGHVHDAAVARALEELKDNAAFFKVLGSYPQSL is encoded by the coding sequence ATGACAGACAAACTCAAACCCCTGCGCGAACGCATCGATGCGATCGACGCGCAAATCCTCTCGCTGCTCAGCGAGCGCGGCAAGGTCGCGCAAGAGGTCGGCCACGTCAAGGCCGAAACCAACGCCCCCGTATTCCGTCCCGAGCGCGAAGCGCAAGTGCTGCGCGGCGTCGCCGACCGCAATCCTGGTCCGCTCAAGGACAAGGACGTGCAAACGATCTTCCGCGAGATCATGTCTTCCTGCCGCGCGTTGGAGAAGCGCGTGACGGTCGCCTACCTCGGCCCGAGCGGCACCTTCAGCGAGCAGGCCGTGTTCCAGCAGTTCGGCACCGCCATCGAGACGCTGCCGTGCGTGTCGATCGACGAGGTATTCCGCGCCACCGAGGCCGGCACCGCCGATTTCGGCGTGGTTCCGGTCGAGAACTCGTCCGAAGGCGCGATCAACCGCACGCTCGACCTGCTCCTGGCCACCACCACCATCATCAGCGGCGAGGTATCGATCGCCGTGCACCACAGCCTGATGAGCAAGACCGGTTCGATGGATGGCGTCAAAGTCGTCTGCGCGCATTCGCAGGCGCTGGCCCAGTGCCAGGTCTGGCTCAACCTGCATCATCCTCACCTCGAGCGCCGCGCCGTGGCCTCGAATGCCGAGGCGGCCGTGCTGGCGAGCCAGGATCCGACGGTCGCCGCGATCGCCAGCGAGATGGCGGGCGAGCAGTACCAGCTGGGCGTGGTGCAGGCCCACATCCAGGACGACCCGCACAACCGCACCCGCTTCGTGGTGATCGGTCAGCTGCAGACCGGCCCGTCGGGCAAGGACCGCACCGGCATCGTGCTGGCCGTACCGAACAAGGCCGGCGCCGTCTACAACCTGCTGGCGCCGCTCGAAAAGCATGGCGTGTCGATGACCCGCTTCGAATCGCGCCCGGCGCGCATCGGCACCTGGGAATATTACTTCTACGTCGACATCGAGGGCCATGTGCACGACGCCGCGGTCGCGCGCGCGCTCGAGGAACTCAAGGACAACGCCGCCTTCTTCAAGGTGCTCGGGTCCTACCCGCAAAGCCTTTAA
- the ompA gene encoding outer membrane protein OmpA: MKKLITVLLAASAAIAGVASAQSAPPYAPLTTDIQARTPYSAYVQDARGVIARNPFGLCWRTGYWTPADAVPGCDAPLCVEPEKLENGKCVAPPPPPAPAPTPVPPPVAAPVPTSEKVSYSADAFFDFDKAILKPAGKASLDELSAKLGDMNLEVIIAVGHTDSIGTDAYNQKLSIRRAEAVKAYLKGKGIEETRIYTEGKGESQPKADNKTAEGRAQNRRVEIEVVGTRTVNK, translated from the coding sequence ATGAAGAAACTGATCACTGTTCTGCTCGCAGCGTCGGCCGCGATTGCGGGCGTCGCCTCCGCCCAAAGCGCTCCTCCCTACGCGCCGCTGACCACCGACATCCAGGCCCGTACCCCGTACAGCGCCTATGTGCAAGACGCTCGCGGCGTGATCGCGCGCAATCCTTTCGGCCTGTGCTGGCGCACCGGCTACTGGACCCCGGCCGATGCGGTCCCAGGCTGCGACGCGCCGCTGTGCGTGGAGCCTGAGAAACTCGAAAACGGCAAGTGCGTCGCTCCGCCGCCGCCGCCAGCGCCGGCACCGACTCCAGTGCCTCCACCAGTCGCCGCACCGGTGCCGACCTCGGAAAAAGTCAGCTACTCGGCCGACGCCTTCTTCGACTTCGACAAGGCGATCCTGAAGCCAGCCGGCAAGGCCTCGCTGGATGAGCTGAGCGCCAAGCTGGGCGACATGAACCTGGAAGTCATCATTGCCGTCGGCCACACCGACTCGATCGGCACCGATGCCTACAACCAGAAGCTGTCGATCCGCCGCGCCGAAGCCGTCAAGGCCTACCTGAAAGGCAAAGGCATCGAAGAAACCCGCATCTACACCGAAGGCAAGGGCGAAAGCCAGCCGAAAGCGGACAACAAGACCGCCGAAGGCCGCGCACAGAACCGTCGCGTGGAAATCGAAGTCGTCGGTACCCGTACCGTCAACAAGTAA
- a CDS encoding DUF2059 domain-containing protein, which yields MKKVLLAVTCAAAIAGVSPSALAQSAAPAAPSAQGSEQERAAVKELLAAMDVRKMMLASFTEMEKALPQMMRAQMTAVINADPAASDEKKKEAMAKVEQVLPGAAEAINRMFRDPALLDDMMAEIGPLYARNYSVAELKELTAFYRTPLGQKMLALSPRLAAESMAAGQRVVAPRLNGLMLEVMQNAQAK from the coding sequence ATGAAAAAAGTCCTCCTCGCCGTGACCTGCGCCGCCGCCATCGCCGGTGTTTCCCCATCCGCCCTGGCGCAAAGCGCCGCTCCTGCTGCGCCGAGCGCGCAGGGGAGCGAGCAGGAGCGCGCCGCCGTCAAGGAACTGCTGGCGGCGATGGATGTGCGCAAGATGATGCTGGCGTCGTTCACCGAGATGGAAAAGGCGCTGCCGCAGATGATGCGCGCGCAGATGACGGCCGTCATCAATGCCGATCCTGCCGCCAGCGACGAGAAGAAGAAGGAAGCCATGGCCAAGGTCGAGCAGGTGCTGCCGGGCGCCGCCGAGGCGATCAACCGCATGTTCCGCGATCCTGCGCTGCTCGACGATATGATGGCCGAGATCGGCCCGCTGTACGCCCGCAATTACAGCGTGGCGGAACTCAAGGAACTGACCGCCTTCTACCGCACCCCGCTGGGCCAGAAGATGCTGGCCCTGTCGCCGCGCCTGGCCGCCGAGAGCATGGCCGCCGGCCAGCGGGTCGTCGCGCCGCGCCTGAACGGCCTGATGCTGGAAGTGATGCAGAACGCCCAGGCTAAATAA